The following are encoded together in the Nocardioides sp. Arc9.136 genome:
- a CDS encoding alpha-(1->3)-arabinofuranosyltransferase family protein: protein MTATEPLASTPGTFRFRLLASCVLLVGLAFVQDPGLLAADTKLDLALAPADWLSRALHLWDAEGAFGQLQNQAYGYLWPMGPFFLLGWLVDLPGWVVQRLWQGLVMSVALVGTAKVARALGVRSDLACLVAGFAFALSPRLLTTLGPISIEAWPSAVAPWVLLPLVRGATHGSPRRAAALSALAVAMVGGVNAAATFAVLPLGIVWLLTRTPGPRRRSLMLWWPLFTALGTLWWLVPLFVMGAYSPPFLDFIETTSVTTFPTTLFDALRGTSNWVPYADAGSRAGNDLVRTSWVLVLSGVLLLLGAAGLLDRRTPHRAFLGLSLVVGALMVTAGHRGAVEGWFAEPVADLLDGVLAPLRNVHKFDPVLRLPLVLGLAFVVDRTLAALREHRDAPRADRVNRRVLVLAAVVAVVGTAAPALQGRVEPAGATLGVPDYWHEVADYVADESAGGTALLVPGSPFGEYLWGDTADEPMQWLADSRWAVRNVIPLTPPATIRMLDGIEQRLAEGDGSAGLTAALRRAGVEHLVVRNDLQRSDDVPDPVLVHQAIDASPGIERVAEFGPAIGGDAHLRDDGQRILVNGGWQAERPAVEVYAVSPAASPAVSGGDPTVLAAGPEDLPDLLDLDVLGGGPTVLAPDAEDLSTGDGRPGRVVLTDGLRERERSFARIHDGTSAVTTPGDVPRSDRPVRDYPLDDMDRWTTTARLEGARAVSASSSLSDADTSGGSDRGALPYAALDGAPDTAWDSGFRDGTPWWRVDLEEPLDVEQLTVTAAAGHGRQRLRVVTEHGASEPVELSAGGTRRVLLPAGQDGSTEVGWVRVEGAGGPSQGQLAIAEVDVPGLTVRRVLDLPSVPAGWGAPDAVVLRAGLDGRTGCVQVALRDRCAAGRDRTSEDGPVVRRSFELPAARAYDASLTARPRAGAALDRLVLRDQPASAAASSTALADPRAGAVATIDGDPASTWLAAPDDEQVELTLSWLGRRPVRGIDLDVDADVAARLPDSVLLSFTRQGRVVALRELELGRAGRARFPAVRADGVTIQVLSAERASDLSFDGSGSDVPVGIGEVGLEGVPYLPLGLSDTEVRQPCGTGPELRIGTRRTRTALRASPLQLLRGVEVPAVPCGPVRGPLLLSAGAVDVAAARGDASQAASVVLTAVDDPGPAPAPTSAVEDLSGPVERVLEPAPGDTLVALRENANAGWTATQDGAALDPVVVDGWQQGFRLAGDGPVSVRFAPDTTYRAGLLGGALALLGLVAVVGLTRRRWAGPVPEPLADRRVARPVAVVLGLLGAGLVAGTGGLVVGALTVAAVLVLDRRAPEVSPWALATPLLVAAAAYALTPWGSSSGWAGEDAWVGYLSVVTLVAAVSTVGSGRVRGTRRFRRIAGTSSSR, encoded by the coding sequence GTGACCGCCACCGAGCCGCTCGCGAGCACGCCGGGGACCTTCCGCTTCCGCCTGCTCGCCTCCTGCGTCCTGCTGGTCGGCCTGGCCTTCGTCCAGGACCCCGGCCTGCTGGCCGCCGACACCAAGCTCGACCTCGCGCTCGCCCCGGCCGACTGGCTCTCGCGCGCGCTCCACCTGTGGGACGCCGAGGGCGCCTTCGGCCAGCTGCAGAACCAGGCCTACGGCTACCTCTGGCCGATGGGGCCGTTCTTCCTGCTCGGCTGGCTCGTCGACCTGCCCGGCTGGGTGGTGCAGCGGCTGTGGCAGGGGCTGGTCATGTCCGTGGCGCTCGTCGGCACCGCCAAGGTCGCCCGCGCGCTCGGCGTCCGCTCGGACCTCGCGTGCCTCGTGGCGGGGTTCGCCTTCGCGCTGTCCCCGCGGCTGCTGACGACGCTCGGCCCGATCTCGATCGAGGCGTGGCCGAGCGCGGTCGCCCCGTGGGTGCTGCTGCCGTTGGTCCGCGGCGCCACGCACGGCTCGCCCCGCCGCGCGGCCGCCCTCTCCGCGCTGGCGGTCGCGATGGTCGGCGGCGTCAACGCCGCGGCGACCTTCGCGGTGCTGCCGCTGGGCATCGTGTGGCTGCTGACCCGCACGCCGGGTCCCCGTCGTCGCTCCCTGATGCTGTGGTGGCCGCTGTTCACCGCACTGGGGACGCTGTGGTGGCTGGTGCCGCTGTTCGTCATGGGCGCCTACAGCCCGCCGTTCCTCGACTTCATCGAGACCACGTCGGTGACGACGTTCCCGACGACCCTCTTCGACGCGCTGCGCGGGACCTCCAACTGGGTGCCGTACGCCGACGCCGGCTCGCGTGCGGGCAACGACCTGGTCCGCACCTCCTGGGTCCTGGTGCTCAGCGGCGTCCTGCTCCTGCTCGGCGCGGCCGGCCTCCTGGACCGCCGCACGCCCCACCGCGCCTTCCTCGGCCTCTCCCTGGTGGTCGGCGCGCTCATGGTGACCGCCGGGCACCGCGGCGCCGTCGAGGGCTGGTTCGCCGAGCCGGTGGCCGACCTGCTCGACGGCGTCCTGGCGCCGCTGCGCAACGTGCACAAGTTCGACCCCGTCCTCCGGCTGCCGCTCGTGCTGGGCCTGGCCTTCGTCGTCGACCGCACGCTCGCCGCACTGCGCGAGCACCGCGACGCCCCCCGCGCCGACCGGGTCAACCGGCGGGTCCTGGTCCTGGCGGCGGTGGTGGCCGTGGTCGGCACCGCCGCCCCGGCGCTCCAGGGCCGCGTCGAGCCGGCCGGCGCCACGCTCGGCGTCCCGGACTACTGGCACGAGGTCGCGGACTACGTCGCCGACGAGTCCGCCGGCGGGACCGCGCTGCTGGTCCCCGGCTCGCCGTTCGGCGAGTACCTGTGGGGCGACACCGCCGACGAGCCGATGCAGTGGCTCGCCGACTCCCGGTGGGCGGTGCGCAACGTCATCCCGCTCACGCCGCCGGCGACCATCCGCATGCTCGACGGCATCGAGCAGCGGCTCGCGGAGGGTGACGGGTCGGCCGGCCTGACCGCTGCGCTGCGGCGCGCTGGCGTCGAGCACCTCGTGGTCCGCAACGACCTGCAGCGCTCCGACGACGTCCCCGACCCGGTGCTGGTGCACCAGGCGATCGACGCCTCGCCCGGCATCGAGCGGGTGGCGGAGTTCGGTCCGGCCATCGGCGGCGACGCCCACCTGCGCGACGACGGCCAGCGGATCCTGGTCAACGGCGGCTGGCAGGCCGAGCGCCCCGCCGTCGAGGTGTACGCCGTGTCCCCGGCCGCCTCGCCCGCCGTCTCCGGTGGCGACCCGACCGTCCTGGCCGCGGGACCGGAGGACCTCCCGGACCTGCTCGACCTCGACGTCCTCGGTGGCGGTCCGACCGTGCTCGCCCCGGACGCGGAGGACCTGTCCACCGGCGACGGCCGCCCGGGGCGGGTCGTGCTCACCGACGGCCTGCGCGAGCGCGAGCGTTCCTTCGCCCGGATCCACGACGGCACGTCCGCGGTGACCACCCCCGGCGACGTCCCGCGCAGCGACCGGCCGGTGCGCGACTACCCCCTCGACGACATGGACCGCTGGACGACCACCGCGCGGCTCGAGGGGGCCCGCGCCGTCTCCGCCTCGTCCTCGCTCTCCGACGCCGACACCTCCGGCGGCAGCGACCGCGGAGCGCTGCCCTACGCCGCGCTCGACGGCGCCCCCGACACCGCCTGGGACTCCGGGTTCCGCGACGGCACCCCGTGGTGGCGGGTGGACCTCGAGGAGCCGCTCGACGTCGAGCAGCTCACCGTCACCGCCGCGGCCGGCCACGGCCGCCAGCGGCTGCGCGTGGTCACCGAGCACGGCGCCTCCGAGCCGGTCGAGCTCAGCGCCGGCGGCACGCGCCGGGTGCTGCTCCCGGCCGGCCAGGACGGCAGCACCGAGGTCGGCTGGGTGCGCGTCGAGGGTGCCGGGGGACCGTCCCAGGGCCAGCTGGCGATCGCCGAGGTCGACGTGCCGGGCCTGACCGTGCGCCGCGTGCTCGACCTGCCGTCGGTGCCCGCCGGGTGGGGCGCGCCGGACGCCGTCGTGCTCCGTGCCGGCCTCGACGGCCGCACCGGCTGCGTCCAGGTCGCCCTCCGCGACCGGTGCGCCGCCGGGCGCGACCGCACCTCGGAGGACGGGCCGGTCGTGCGGCGTTCCTTCGAGCTCCCCGCCGCGCGGGCGTACGACGCGTCGCTGACCGCCCGGCCCCGCGCGGGCGCTGCCCTCGACCGGCTCGTGCTGCGCGACCAGCCCGCCTCGGCCGCTGCGTCCTCCACCGCCCTGGCCGACCCGCGGGCCGGCGCGGTCGCGACGATCGACGGCGACCCCGCCAGCACCTGGCTGGCCGCCCCGGACGACGAGCAGGTCGAGCTGACCCTCTCCTGGCTGGGCCGCCGCCCGGTGCGGGGCATCGACCTCGATGTCGACGCGGACGTGGCCGCCCGGCTGCCCGACAGCGTGCTCCTCTCGTTCACCCGGCAGGGCCGCGTGGTCGCGCTCCGCGAGCTCGAGCTCGGGCGCGCCGGGCGTGCCCGCTTCCCCGCCGTGCGCGCCGACGGGGTGACGATCCAGGTCCTCTCCGCGGAGCGGGCCTCGGACCTGTCCTTCGACGGATCGGGCTCCGACGTCCCGGTGGGCATCGGGGAGGTGGGCCTCGAGGGCGTGCCGTACCTGCCCCTCGGTCTTTCCGACACCGAGGTCCGCCAGCCGTGCGGCACCGGCCCGGAGCTGCGCATCGGCACGCGGCGGACGCGCACCGCCCTGCGCGCCTCGCCCCTGCAGCTGCTGCGCGGGGTGGAGGTCCCGGCCGTGCCCTGCGGTCCGGTCCGCGGGCCGCTCCTGCTCTCGGCGGGCGCGGTCGACGTCGCGGCGGCCCGCGGCGACGCGTCCCAGGCGGCCTCGGTGGTGCTCACCGCCGTCGACGACCCCGGCCCCGCCCCGGCGCCCACGTCGGCGGTCGAGGACCTCTCCGGGCCGGTCGAGCGGGTGCTCGAGCCCGCACCCGGCGACACGCTCGTCGCGCTCCGGGAGAACGCCAACGCCGGCTGGACGGCCACCCAGGACGGCGCGGCCCTGGACCCGGTCGTCGTCGACGGCTGGCAGCAGGGGTTCCGGCTGGCCGGGGACGGCCCGGTCTCCGTGCGGTTCGCTCCGGACACCACCTACCGCGCCGGCCTCCTCGGCGGCGCCCTGGCACTCCTCGGCCTGGTGGCGGTCGTCGGGCTGACCCGGCGCCGCTGGGCCGGCCCGGTGCCGGAGCCGCTGGCCGACCGCCGCGTGGCTCGTCCGGTCGCGGTCGTGCTGGGCCTGCTCGGCGCCGGGCTGGTCGCCGGGACCGGCGGCCTGGTCGTCGGTGCGCTGACGGTCGCGGCGGTGCTGGTGCTCGATCGCCGGGCACCTGAGGTGTCCCCGTGGGCCCTCGCCACACCGCTGCTCGTCGCGGCCGCGGCGTACGCCCTGACGCCCTGGGGCAGCAGCTCGGGGTGGGCCGGCGAGGACGCCTGGGTGGGCTACCTGTCGGTGGTGACGCTGGTCGCTGCGGTGTCGACCGTCGGCTCGGGCCGCGTGCGCGGGACCAGGCGCTTCAGGCGCATCGCCGGGACCTCCAGCAGCCGGTAG